The following nucleotide sequence is from Vicinamibacteria bacterium.
GACTGGGGTGACCTCGACGAAGCCGTCGGCGGACAAACCCGGCTCGACGACGACGAAATCGAGACTACCTTCGTTTTCTACCTGCACTCTCGACGTTCCGTCGGCCGCGAGTGACAGAGCGCTGATCGGTACGGCGGTGACGGCACCCCCGGTCGTTTCCACGGGAATCGTCAGCCGCAAGGAAAATCCTTCCAGAGCGGTGGGCGTCTCTTGAACGCGAACCTCGAAGTAGATGTGGTAGCCGTCGACTCCGTCGGTCCCAGGGGTATCGGCCACCCTCTCCACGACGCCCTTGGCCTCGATGCCGAGGGCGGGCTCGTCGATGGCAACCGGCATCCCCGATTTCACGTAGGGTGCCTCGTCGAGTGGAAGGGAGGAATCGATCGCCAGTTGATTGTTCGTCACCTTTAGCACCGGCCCGCTCGCGGAATCACCGACGACCACGTCGATCTGCTCGACACGAACCGGCAGAGACGGAATGAAGATGATCTCGTCCACCGGCACTTGCACTCCGGTCCTTCGTTTTGCCTGTTCGAGTTCGGCGGCGAGCCGTGTCGCGATTTCATCGGCCCATTGCGAATTCCGCTCGGCGGCCTTCGCGGCATCGATCGCGGCCTGAACCGACACCTCGGCCTCGAGTCGAGCGGCGTTTGCCGCCGCCTGGGCCAGCTCGAGACGCGCGTCGGCCTCGGCTCGGTCTTCCGCGGAGGCGCTCACATTCCGGGCAACTTCGTCACGGAACGCGGAAGCCACGGCGAGCTCCGCGGCGGCGGCGCGGCTGGATCTCTCGGCGCTCGCTCGGGCGGCTTCGACGGCGAGCGGCGCCGCGGCGGCGGCATCGTCGGCGGCCGACTTCTCGGCGAGCGCCTGCGCGAGCTCACGCTCGAGTGATCGGGTGGCCGACAACTGCTCCGGGGTCGGTCCGAAGGGCTCCCAGCCGGATGACGTGTACCACTCGGCGACGGCGGCGCCGGTCCGTTCGTCGTAGGTTCCATCGGCGGGACCGGCGTCGAAACCCAAGCGGTTCAAGGCTTCCTCCAGCTGTCGGACGTCATCGCCGAAGATACCGGGGACGAGGTCGCGATAGGGGGGAATGGAGCCCTCGAGTACGAACACCGGCCGCCCCGAGGCGATGAGCACGGCCACGCCTTCCGTGAGCTGGGTACCCCGCGAGGGAATCTTGGCGATCACGCCCGCGCCGGCCTTGAGGGCCGAAGGAACGATCGAGACCGACTGCGGCAATCCGAAGCGTGCCGTGCCTCGCGACACGACGTCGCTACTGATGACGCGCTCCTCGACGGGTACCAGGATCGGTGATGGCGTCGGGGGAGCCGTCCTCGCGGCGATCTCCGCGGGCGACTGGATGTTGGAGCCCACCAGCCAGCTTCCGGCCGCGGCGAGACTCACGACCCCCAGCACCGAGAACAGGATCACGATCCGTCGTTTACTCACTGGACTCGCCCCGCGTGACCCTTAGTCAGTTGCTCGGTTGGGCTCGATCATTGTGGCCGGCGAGCAAACATTTCTCGTTCGATTCGGTCTTCGACGGGATCGAAGACCGTCCCTTCGAGCTGGTGGGTGAGCTTGGCGACGGCGCGCTCGTAGGTTTGGAGCTCTTCGAGCTTGGCCTTCTTGGCCGCCGATAGCGCTTCTACGGGGACCGTGCCGCCGCCCGTGATCTCGTAGAGCCGCTTTCTGATGTCGGGCTCGACGTCATCGGGGTGGTCGTAGTCGTAGCCCGC
It contains:
- a CDS encoding peptidoglycan-binding protein, which produces MSKRRIVILFSVLGVVSLAAAGSWLVGSNIQSPAEIAARTAPPTPSPILVPVEERVISSDVVSRGTARFGLPQSVSIVPSALKAGAGVIAKIPSRGTQLTEGVAVLIASGRPVFVLEGSIPPYRDLVPGIFGDDVRQLEEALNRLGFDAGPADGTYDERTGAAVAEWYTSSGWEPFGPTPEQLSATRSLERELAQALAEKSAADDAAAAAPLAVEAARASAERSSRAAAAELAVASAFRDEVARNVSASAEDRAEADARLELAQAAANAARLEAEVSVQAAIDAAKAAERNSQWADEIATRLAAELEQAKRRTGVQVPVDEIIFIPSLPVRVEQIDVVVGDSASGPVLKVTNNQLAIDSSLPLDEAPYVKSGMPVAIDEPALGIEAKGVVERVADTPGTDGVDGYHIYFEVRVQETPTALEGFSLRLTIPVETTGGAVTAVPISALSLAADGTSRVQVENEGSLDFVVVEPGLSADGFVEVTPV